Proteins from a genomic interval of Schistocerca serialis cubense isolate TAMUIC-IGC-003099 chromosome 11, iqSchSeri2.2, whole genome shotgun sequence:
- the LOC126426458 gene encoding uncharacterized protein LOC126426458, whose product MLQKLRLKTGKLLSRLAFLQRCRDKEVLPKFANLRHSVSTTRSRRILQRAGAALVREHIRVTRQELDKNARMLLTQHLRLASYLPPHTWEWLDGNTYASSEIHKRKATEKQCGKFTRLYGARQHADHTTNAKTVINLAGKELDETTISVLSRGLNFAPVPRTLPKRDIISSIEQAVHGLPTEAAEEVRRETCRVLEKAKMPKNNITSAEWKALKALRQLTVVISLE is encoded by the exons ATGCTACAGAAACTACGACTCAAGACGGGCAAGCTGCTTAGCAGACTGGCCTTCTTACAACGGTGTCGAGATAAAGAAGTGTTGCCGAAATTTGCCAACTTGCGGCACTCTGTTAGCACGACAAGATCCAGACGCATACTACAACGAGCCGGTGCGGCCCTGGTGCGCGAACACATACGGGTCACCAGGCAGGAGTTAGATAAGAACgcaaggatgctgcttactcaacaccttcgattggcatcctatctcccaccacacacatgggagtggctcgacggaaacacatatgcaagcagtgagatccacaagagaaaagccacggaaaaacaatgtggcaagttcaccagactgtatggagcccggcaacatgccgaccacacaaccaatgccaagactgtcatcaatctggcaggcaaagaactggacgagaccacaatatcagtgctgtcgagaggacttaactttgctccagtacccaggacactacctaagcgagacattatcagcagcatcgagcaagccgtgcacggcctccctacggaggcagctgaggaagttaggagagagacgtgcagggtcctggagaaggcaaaaatgcccaagaacaacataacgtctgctgaatggaaggctcttaaggccctac GACAGTTGACTGTAGTAATCTCACTTGAATAG